Part of the Leptolyngbya sp. CCY15150 genome, GCGATGTGAAAGAAATGGTCAGTATGATTACAGTCCGCTTCTTGACGGCGGGTTGTTCAGAACTGCTGCACCTGGCCCAACTCCATCCAGAGGGCGATCGCCTCAAGCTAACCTGCGGGGCAGAGGTGACCTGGACTAGTACCGATGCCACCACTGGGCGCAAAAAATCTAAGGGTACAACCCTGTTTGGCGTGCAAGGTGATACCCTCTATCGCGATCGCGGCTTTGCTACGCCCCATCCCGTCACCGCCCAGTTCTACTTCAACCATCCCACCACCCTCTGCCTGCGCACTGAGTACAACGACTCGGTCTTTGAGGAGG contains:
- a CDS encoding phycobiliprotein lyase produces the protein MTLSLQTTQATGESLIASFFQQSAGQWRSERRYYTLPDGDVKEMVSMITVRFLTAGCSELLHLAQLHPEGDRLKLTCGAEVTWTSTDATTGRKKSKGTTLFGVQGDTLYRDRGFATPHPVTAQFYFNHPTTLCLRTEYNDSVFEEELKLIGQQYRTRQTIISRAGEQQMIGQYLERRIG